Below is a genomic region from Pseudomonas svalbardensis.
CTTTTTAGGTTGTTCATTGTTATCCGGCTTCCATGATGGAGTGGGGGGTGAGGGACTTACTTTTTACTGCACCGCTCAACATCATCCTGGGTTTTCAAATCGGTTTCGATTCCCAACCGGTATTTGCAGTAGTCGATAATCCACGCGCGTTGCTCTTCCGTCAGGCGTTCCACTTTTCGAGTGTCGCCGTCATTGGCGTGGATGTTGTAGAACTTGATTTGCAGGGTTGGGTGTTTCTTGATGAAGGGGATTGTTTCGACGTCGGCGTCTTCAAGGGCGTTGTAGTAACCGAGACTCAGCATGCCCAACAAGATCAGCGCGATAACAGCGATCAGTTTTTTCATCCTTGAGACTCAGTGGGGGAATGGGTGGGGGCGATGGATAACACCAGAAGCTTATAAATACTCCCGAATTTCCTTCCAGACATATCCGTAGCTGTAGCGCAGCCAAGCGATTTTCACTTTCGCGAAGGTGCGACGAACCGGACTCGACGCTCGTGCGTTCAATGTTTTTTCGATTTCACTCAGTAGCCAGTCATCCTTGAAACCCGTCCAGATGGGTGGGACGGCCACTTCCAGGTTCCAGAAACAGACCGGTGCGACTTCTGCGTAAAGGATGTCTTTCACGGCTTCTAAGTCGTATGGCCGAATTTGCTCGGCGATGTAGGCGTAGTCGACCGGATTGTCTACAAACGCCTCAGCCAGTGCTATGCGTACACTTGCTTTCTGTTCCGGGGTCAAGAGCTTTTATTGGGCCTGGACGCATCAGCCACAGTGCCGCCACCGCAATTGATATACGAAGACGACTTCAACCAGCGTTGATCCGGATAATAAGAAAACAACAACTGCCCATCCTTCATCGAATCAATCAACTTATGCGCAATCGCCGGCCGCACAGCCGGACAGCCCAGGCTTCTACCAATCCGGCCATTGGTTCGGGCAAGAACCGGACTGACATAGGGCGCCCCGTGAATAACGATCGCCCGTTCAAATGCGTTGTCGTTGAAACCCGGCTCCAGACCTTCCATGCGCAAGGAATAACCGTTCTGGCCGACATAGCTCGACTGGGTGCGGTACAAACCGAGGCTGGTGGCAAAGCTTTCATTCTGGTTGGAGAACTTGACCGCCATGTTCTCGCCGCTGTTGCGACCGTGGGCGACCAGTTCGTGGAACAGTAATTTACGTTTCTTCAGATCGAACACCCACAACCGTTGTTCGGTCGAAGGCAGTGAGTAGTCGATAACAGCAAGTCTTTGGACAGGTGCTTTACCTTGGGCCAAGCTGCACTGGGTAGCGCGTACGGCCAGTCCGATGACTTTGGCGTTGGCGCCCGGTGCTGCTTTGAGCAGCGCGGCTGCAAGCGAATCGGCGTAGGCTGCCGGTACCGAAACTGACGTCAGCAGCAGGGCCGTGAATAGGAAACCAAAGCGGTCTAGCGCCATTTGTAAGTCTCACATTAATGTTTCGAGTCTAGCAGTGTGCAGGATGCTAGCCGTTGAATCCGGGGCGATTAAGGATTATCCATGGGGCAGTTAACAAGGTTATTCGTCATAAGCCGCATCTTTTTTATGGGCTTTCTGATCAGCGGCGCAGCGAATGCTGAAACTTCGCCGATTGAGGCGGCATCTCCAGTCATTAGCGGAACTGGCGCAGCGCCTGACGATTACGTCGCTCAAACGATTCAGGCGGCACTGGAGCCCTTGAGTTCATCGTTTCCACCCTTGCTCACTTCCCGTGGTCATCAACGGGTGGATCCGGGTCGCGTGGTCATGGATTTTTACATGCATCGGGGTTATCGATCGGCCTGGGCGAATGACAGCGATGTCATCCAGTTGTTGAAAAGCCTGAGCGAGACCCAGGCCGATGGGTTGGACCCTGCGGACTTTCATATTGATGAGTTGACGAAGGCCAGAGCATCGATGCAGGCAGCAGAGCCGACGGTGGCGCAACGGGCGGCGTTCGATATCGCGGCCACCCGCACCTTTATCACGGCGCTGCTGCAGTTGCGGCGCGGCAAGGTTGACCCTTCACGTCTGGACATCCATTGGAATTTCGACCCTGTCGGTGCCGATCCTCGTGGAGACATGAATAACTTGTTCGTTGCGCTCGATGCTCATGACGTGGCGCGCGCTTTCGCCGAAGCGCCACCACAAGAGGCGGTTTACCGCAGCCTGCGCGTGGGCCTGGCGCAACTGCGCAAGGTTCGGGACGCTGGCGGCTGGCCGAAGATAGCCGAAGGCCAAGCGCTCAAGCCAGGCATGGATGACGCCTCTGTCGCGCAGTTGCGAGCACGGTTAGTGGTGGGGGGGTATCTGGCCCCATCAAAGAAGCAACGCACTGATTACGACGACAACGTCACCGCGGCGGTGAAAAAGTATCAGACCGAGCAATACCTGGGGGCGGATGGCGTGGCGGGGGCCGCGACACTGGCTGCGTTGAATGTGCCCGTAGAGGCGCGGATAGACCAGGTTCGGGTGAACATGGAGCGCGCGCGTTGGTTGCTGTACAAACTTCAGGGCACTTTTGTCATCGTTGATATTGCGGGTTACAAGGTGGCGCTTTATCGCGACGGTAAGGCGATATGGCGTTCCCGGGTTCAGGTCGGTAAGCCGTTCCGCAGTACGCCGGTGTTTCAATCCGAGATTACTTACGTGACGTTCAACCCCACCTGGACCGTGCCACCGACGATCCTCGTCAAAGACATGTTGCCGAAGATTCAACGAGATCCTGGCTACCTTGCCGCCAACCGTATAAGAGCGCTTGATCGAGAGGGGAATGTGCTCGATCCGTCGACCGTCGACTGGGATAACGCGCGCGGTATCACGCTGCGACAGGATGCCGGGCCGGATAATTCGCTGGGGCAGGTGGTCATTCGGTTTCCCAATGACTATTCGATTTACCTCCACGACACGCCGCATCGCGAGTTGTTTGCGCAATCACGCCGTGCCACCAGTTCAGGCTGCATACGAGTGGAGAAGCCACTGCAGTTAGTAGAGCTACTGTTCAACGACCCGGTTCGTTGGAGCAGTGCCGGGATACAGGCCCAGTTGGCGAACGGCAAGACCGAAAACATCAGACTTCCCGTCAAGGTGCCGGTGCTGTTGGCTTACTGGACGGTGGACCTGAGCAATGATGGTCGAGTGATGTTTAAACCCGATGTCTACGGGTACGATTCCGCAGTACTTCGGGGGTTGAATCTGCCTTCGGAACTGCCCGTTCAGGATGTGCGACGAGCAGGAACTTCCGCTGTGGCGGCGGGGCAAAACCGGCAATGGCCGTGAAGGAAGCGGGACTTGCGGGTTATTGATGCACCTTCGATGCAAGCGCTCTTCGTCAACCTTTGCGCTCCGTCGCAGATTCCGAGGGTGGTGAAGCCAAGTTGTTGGCTCACCCGTTGAAAACTATCACAATGCAAAATAGCCACCGCTCAATATCAAGGGATAGGAAATTGAAGATGGATGTTGCGCAAAAAAACTCGTCACTCATCACCGGTATGCTTCATGCGCATGACCTCGATGAGTGCCGCAACATCCAAAAAGGTGCTGTGTTTATCATTGCCTCGGGGGCGTCCGCTAAAGATTTTCCGCAGGAAAGGTTTGCAGACGTTCCGATGATCACGATGAATGGTGCCATCTCCATGTTCTCCAGGACAGGTATCAAGCCGTTCTTTTATGCCTGTACGGATCAAGGCTTTTCCCAACAGCAACCCGAACTGTTTTCACAGGCCATGCGTATTAGTCAGCGGGTTGCACTGTGGCAAGAGCACATCTGGCATACGACGGTAGCGCCTGAGGGCGAACTGTATTTACTCGGCCGAGCACCCAAGCTCTCCTGGACGGACCTGGTTTTCAGGGCGGATAAAGAACTCGTCAGAAATCGCAAACTCGGAAATGGCCGCAATAGAACCCTTGGTTTCAGCAAGAATCTTAAACGCGGTTTTTTTGATGCCCGTACGGTGGCTTATCTGGCGTTACAGATTGCCTATCACGTGGGGTTTACCAAGGTGTTTTTGGTCGGCGTCGACTTGAATCAATCTATAAACCGTTTTTACGAAGGGGGTGATGCGTTCGCCTCACCCTGCATGCTCGATCAGCATTTTTATACGAGAATCCTGCCGTCGTTCGAGATCTTGTCGAAGTACGTCGTGGATGAAGATTTTCAGGTCTACAACTTGTCCAGTTCCTCAAGGATTCCGGGTGAACTCATTCCCCGGGTGACGCTGGATGAGATCGACAAATTGATCTAAAGGTTGTTCGTGCCTTATTGAAATGGGCGCCCTCGAGGCGCCCATTTTTTTGCCTGGTGATTATGTCTGGCCCAGTTCCTCGCGCAAAAACTCCACCAAAGCCCGCTGCAACCCGGTCAGCGCTCCCTCGCGGCTGATCAACGCCAACTCCGTCGGCGGCAGTTCGGGCAGGTCGGTGCACACGCTGTGCTCAGGCAATACCGCCGAAGCGGGCAGCACCGACACGCCCAGACCTGAAGCCACCGCGGCTTGAATGCCTGTCAGGCTATGACTGCCAAACGCAACCCGCCAGGGACGCTGAGCCACATCCAGCAGGCGGATGGCCCGTTGGCGGTAAATGCAGCCCTGCGGGAACAGCGCCAATGGCAATACCCCGTTGGCTGAATCCACGCCTGCACCTTTGACCCACACCAACACTTCCGGCCAGGCTGCCCAGCACGGCCCGCTGTCCGGTTCGCGCTTGATCAGCGCAATGTCTACGGTGCCCGCGCTCAGTTTCTGTTTGAGATCGGTGCTCATGCCACTGATGGTTTCCAGGCGCGCTTCAGGTCTGGCCCGGTTGAAGCCGGCGAGAATGACCGCCAGGCGCCGAGCGTCGAAATCCTCCGGTACACCAATGCGCAAAATTTCCAGATCGAGGTCGCTGGCCAACGCTTCAACCGCTTCAGAGGACAACGCCAGCAAGCGCCGGGCATAGTGAATCAGCAGTTCGCCATGCTCAGTGACACTGACGTTCTGCCCGGTCCGATCACGCAGCAACAGCGAATGCCCGACCAGTTCTTCGAGTTTACGAATCTGTTGGCTCACCGTGGATTGGGTCCGATGCACACGCTCGGCGGCGCGGGTAAAGCTGCCTTCGTCGACCACGCAGACGAAGGTCTTGAGCAATTCGAGGTCGAGCATGGCGGCTTCCTTGATATTCGATTTGCCACTGACAAGTAGATATTAATTTAATTTCACACTATCACTAATGGCTCGTAGTCTGAAGATCACCTTTCAGAGGACACGAACATGACACTCAAAAACACCCCGCGCCCCGAGTGGCTGACCTTCGATTGCTACGGCACGCTGATTCAGTGGGATGAAGGCTTGAAGACCGTGGTCGCCGATATTTTGCGCGACAAGGGCGACCACGCCGTTGATGTCGATCGCCTGATTGAGGTGTACGACCGGCATGAACACCGACTGGAGCAGATCCCGCCGCATCGCTCGTTTCGCCAGTTGAGCGCGCAGGGCTTGCACCTCGCTCTGGAGGAGTTGGGGCTGGCGAGCGCGCCCGAAGACAGTCAGCGGCTGGCCGGGGCGATCCCGCGGATGCCGCCGTTCCCCGAAGTGGTCGAGACGCTCGCGCGGCTTAAGGCGATGGGGTTCAAGTTATGCATCGTGTCCAACACCGATGACGACATCATTGCCGGGAACGTTGCGCAGCTCGGTGGGCATATCGACCGGGTCATCACCGCTCAGCAGGCCGGTGCTTATAAGCCGGATCCGCGGTTATTTGACTACGCTCATGAACAGCTCGGCGTCAGTCGTGATCAGGTGGTGCACATCTGCGCCAGCCCGATGCTGGACCATACCGCCGCCCGCGACATGC
It encodes:
- a CDS encoding LysR family transcriptional regulator gives rise to the protein MLDLELLKTFVCVVDEGSFTRAAERVHRTQSTVSQQIRKLEELVGHSLLLRDRTGQNVSVTEHGELLIHYARRLLALSSEAVEALASDLDLEILRIGVPEDFDARRLAVILAGFNRARPEARLETISGMSTDLKQKLSAGTVDIALIKREPDSGPCWAAWPEVLVWVKGAGVDSANGVLPLALFPQGCIYRQRAIRLLDVAQRPWRVAFGSHSLTGIQAAVASGLGVSVLPASAVLPEHSVCTDLPELPPTELALISREGALTGLQRALVEFLREELGQT
- a CDS encoding lipopolysaccharide biosynthesis protein; translation: MDVAQKNSSLITGMLHAHDLDECRNIQKGAVFIIASGASAKDFPQERFADVPMITMNGAISMFSRTGIKPFFYACTDQGFSQQQPELFSQAMRISQRVALWQEHIWHTTVAPEGELYLLGRAPKLSWTDLVFRADKELVRNRKLGNGRNRTLGFSKNLKRGFFDARTVAYLALQIAYHVGFTKVFLVGVDLNQSINRFYEGGDAFASPCMLDQHFYTRILPSFEILSKYVVDEDFQVYNLSSSSRIPGELIPRVTLDEIDKLI
- a CDS encoding haloacid dehalogenase type II is translated as MTLKNTPRPEWLTFDCYGTLIQWDEGLKTVVADILRDKGDHAVDVDRLIEVYDRHEHRLEQIPPHRSFRQLSAQGLHLALEELGLASAPEDSQRLAGAIPRMPPFPEVVETLARLKAMGFKLCIVSNTDDDIIAGNVAQLGGHIDRVITAQQAGAYKPDPRLFDYAHEQLGVSRDQVVHICASPMLDHTAARDMHFRCVWIDRSTGRQLLPDYQPDAILSTLDQVVPLFTSLGW
- a CDS encoding DUF7079 family protein encodes the protein MTPEQKASVRIALAEAFVDNPVDYAYIAEQIRPYDLEAVKDILYAEVAPVCFWNLEVAVPPIWTGFKDDWLLSEIEKTLNARASSPVRRTFAKVKIAWLRYSYGYVWKEIREYL
- a CDS encoding L,D-transpeptidase family protein, which gives rise to MGQLTRLFVISRIFFMGFLISGAANAETSPIEAASPVISGTGAAPDDYVAQTIQAALEPLSSSFPPLLTSRGHQRVDPGRVVMDFYMHRGYRSAWANDSDVIQLLKSLSETQADGLDPADFHIDELTKARASMQAAEPTVAQRAAFDIAATRTFITALLQLRRGKVDPSRLDIHWNFDPVGADPRGDMNNLFVALDAHDVARAFAEAPPQEAVYRSLRVGLAQLRKVRDAGGWPKIAEGQALKPGMDDASVAQLRARLVVGGYLAPSKKQRTDYDDNVTAAVKKYQTEQYLGADGVAGAATLAALNVPVEARIDQVRVNMERARWLLYKLQGTFVIVDIAGYKVALYRDGKAIWRSRVQVGKPFRSTPVFQSEITYVTFNPTWTVPPTILVKDMLPKIQRDPGYLAANRIRALDREGNVLDPSTVDWDNARGITLRQDAGPDNSLGQVVIRFPNDYSIYLHDTPHRELFAQSRRATSSGCIRVEKPLQLVELLFNDPVRWSSAGIQAQLANGKTENIRLPVKVPVLLAYWTVDLSNDGRVMFKPDVYGYDSAVLRGLNLPSELPVQDVRRAGTSAVAAGQNRQWP
- a CDS encoding murein L,D-transpeptidase catalytic domain family protein, giving the protein MALDRFGFLFTALLLTSVSVPAAYADSLAAALLKAAPGANAKVIGLAVRATQCSLAQGKAPVQRLAVIDYSLPSTEQRLWVFDLKKRKLLFHELVAHGRNSGENMAVKFSNQNESFATSLGLYRTQSSYVGQNGYSLRMEGLEPGFNDNAFERAIVIHGAPYVSPVLARTNGRIGRSLGCPAVRPAIAHKLIDSMKDGQLLFSYYPDQRWLKSSSYINCGGGTVADASRPNKSS